The window AGAGGATTTGGACATCAAATTTATGACAGTCCATGCTTCCAAAGGGCTTCAGGCGGATTATGTATTCATTCTGAACAACAAGAATGGTCGTAAAGGATTCCCCAGCAATATTGGCGATGCTTCTATTATGCAGTTGTTCCTAGATACTTCGGAAGAATTCCCTTATGCAGAAGAACGGCGACTCTATTATGTGGCTATGACACGAGCAAAAAAGAAAGTGTTCTTTGTTCCGCCTTCAAAAAAGAGTGACTATTCCTCATTTTACTCGGAAATCCTGGAAAAATATGAAAAAGAAATGGATGCTGAGTATTCCGGAAGGAAGGTTTAAATCGTGCAATATACTTTCACGAATTGCGATCATTACTAATCCAACATTCTGAGTTGAGTAAAAGAAGACTTAGCTGCAATTTAGAATAGAAATAGCTCCAAATAATTTCCTCATTTGCTTTTGAAAATGTATAATAAGTAAAGCTATGTCCATTCTAGAAACGATTTTCAATAAATATTTTGGTCCCGTCCTGGTGAAAGAGGGGAGTGATGCAGAAGATTTCATCGCTAAGATGAGAGCCCTGTCCGACAAGTCTTCCGGTAAGTTGAAGGATAAAATTGACCGTCAGATCGTTGCTGCCGATGCGGGCTTGTTTGGGGAACGGCAGGTTGCCTACGAGCTGAAGAACAGCGGCATGGACATGCTGATTGCTCACGATGTGAACATCGAGAAGAACGGACTTTCCGCCCAGATTGATTATCTGGTGGTGACCCGCAAACACACGTTCGTCATTGAATGCAAGAATCTTTATGGCAACGTTGAAATTGACGGGTAGTGTCAAGGGTTTTTCGCAAAAATAGTTTGTTCCAACATCAGATTCTAGG of the Fibrobacter sp. genome contains:
- a CDS encoding NERD domain-containing protein is translated as MSILETIFNKYFGPVLVKEGSDAEDFIAKMRALSDKSSGKLKDKIDRQIVAADAGLFGERQVAYELKNSGMDMLIAHDVNIEKNGLSAQIDYLVVTRKHTFVIECKNLYGNVEIDG